Proteins from a single region of Murdochiella vaginalis:
- a CDS encoding phenylalanine--tRNA ligase subunit alpha, whose amino-acid sequence MMLEKLETLREEALQRIQEASSAEELEQQRVAYLGKKSPLMELLKNLRTLEPEERRAVGQRANEIKQEFHEAIRVRKEDLMDEASVVEHPLDFTRPGTIPSLGGLHPSIQMMYDLNDAFQSMGFVLFSEDEISSEKYIFDNLNFPPNHPARESMDTYWLAGTEQKHGAERLALRPHLTGASVRYLLKHGAPARFIYPGSVFRNETTDARHERAFMQYEALIVEKDFSFASGKLLIDTILEKVFGHPVRTRMRAGFFPFVEPGFEIDMECQVCHGEGCRTCHHSGWIEVMPGGSPHPNVLKAAGLDPTIWSGFYINIGLDRLVMMRYAVDDVRLFHSNDLRFLKQFH is encoded by the coding sequence ATGATGTTAGAAAAACTGGAGACCCTTCGTGAAGAAGCGCTACAGCGCATTCAAGAGGCTTCTTCCGCAGAAGAACTGGAACAACAACGCGTGGCATATTTGGGAAAGAAAAGCCCGCTTATGGAGTTGCTGAAGAATCTGCGCACCTTGGAACCGGAAGAGCGTCGCGCCGTCGGCCAACGTGCCAACGAGATCAAGCAGGAGTTTCATGAGGCGATTCGCGTACGAAAAGAAGATCTGATGGACGAAGCGAGCGTGGTGGAACATCCTCTGGACTTTACCCGTCCGGGAACGATTCCTTCTCTCGGTGGATTGCATCCGAGCATCCAGATGATGTACGACCTTAACGATGCCTTCCAGTCCATGGGGTTTGTGTTGTTTAGCGAAGACGAAATCTCCAGTGAAAAATACATCTTTGACAATCTGAATTTTCCGCCGAATCATCCGGCACGCGAATCCATGGATACCTATTGGCTCGCCGGAACGGAACAGAAGCACGGCGCGGAACGGCTGGCACTGCGCCCGCATTTGACCGGGGCTTCGGTGCGCTATTTGTTGAAACATGGTGCGCCGGCTCGTTTCATTTATCCCGGCAGCGTATTTCGCAACGAAACGACCGATGCCCGTCACGAACGTGCGTTCATGCAGTACGAGGCACTTATTGTCGAGAAGGACTTTTCCTTCGCGTCCGGAAAATTGCTCATTGATACCATTCTCGAAAAGGTCTTCGGCCATCCCGTGCGTACGAGAATGCGCGCCGGCTTTTTCCCTTTTGTGGAACCGGGCTTTGAAATCGATATGGAGTGTCAAGTTTGTCATGGAGAAGGCTGTCGGACGTGTCATCATTCGGGTTGGATTGAAGTCATGCCGGGTGGATCGCCGCATCCCAACGTGCTGAAGGCCGCGGGATTGGATCCCACGATCTGGTCGGGCTTCTACATTAATATCGGCCTAGACCGGCTTGTGATGATGCGCTATGCGGTGGACGATGTGCGCTTATTCCACAGCAATGATTTGCGTTTCTTGAAGCAGTTCCATTAA
- a CDS encoding TrkA family potassium uptake protein → MEGKKKSYAVIGCGRFGRSLALELTKQGMEVLAVDASAEVVNELAEDVTVAVQADVTQDGALDGIGLKDVDVAVIAMSGDFESSIMAATICREKNIPLVIAKAKDSRHGRILHRIGVMKVILPEREEGIRLAHLLTESSIYEHLRMSEEYSIEEFPVPETWIGSNLNDLNIRQLLNISIIAIKRNGEVQINPGPEDAFQRNDVLYGLGSNEDFQGLDRWVAQRQNKIG, encoded by the coding sequence ATGGAAGGAAAGAAAAAATCCTATGCGGTCATTGGCTGCGGGCGATTCGGCCGCAGCTTAGCGTTGGAATTAACAAAACAGGGCATGGAAGTTCTGGCTGTGGATGCTTCGGCGGAAGTGGTCAATGAACTTGCTGAAGACGTAACCGTCGCCGTTCAGGCGGATGTTACGCAGGACGGGGCGTTGGACGGGATCGGCCTAAAAGATGTGGACGTTGCCGTAATTGCCATGAGCGGCGATTTTGAATCCTCCATCATGGCGGCAACCATCTGTCGGGAAAAGAACATTCCCTTGGTGATTGCCAAAGCGAAGGATTCACGGCATGGCCGCATTTTACATCGCATAGGGGTCATGAAAGTGATCCTTCCGGAACGGGAAGAAGGCATACGTCTGGCGCATCTACTGACGGAAAGTTCCATTTATGAGCATCTGCGGATGTCGGAAGAATATTCGATTGAGGAGTTTCCGGTTCCCGAAACTTGGATCGGCTCCAATTTGAATGATCTGAACATTCGCCAATTGCTCAATATCAGCATTATCGCCATTAAGCGCAACGGAGAGGTGCAGATCAACCCCGGTCCGGAGGATGCCTTTCAACGCAATGATGTATTGTATGGGCTGGGATCAAACGAAGATTTTCAAGGATTGGATAGATGGGTCGCACAACGCCAAAACAAAATCGGTTAG
- a CDS encoding TrkH family potassium uptake protein → MDHLQQPKKTILDTLKGNTPLYFLLGYLGVIFLGMLLLMLPISAQDGQITGMPDALFTATSAVCVTGLSPIVTAEHWTLFGQIVIILLIQIGGLGIMTFVAIFGLLTNQRFSIADRKRFMEEKNQNELTGMVRLIKFIILATFVLEGVGAFFLALRFVPQFGVIKGLWFSVFHAISAFCNAGFDLLGPESLTAYQHDPLVLLTIATLIILAGIGYTVYLDLWRMRKGDRLHLHSKIVLSSTAILLLGGTVLIFLMEANNPQTIGALSLPEKGLNAFFQSVTTRTAGFCTFAQDKMTQASGLGSIFLMFIGGSPAGTAGGLKTTTMVALLLGLSSALRSSRDVSVFRRTIAQEVVHNAFVLFALATIWNILVLFFLSITEKAIPLGGLLFETISAFGTVGLTQNVTPQLSVTGKMLIALTMLYGKLGPLTLLHALIPKARVQNNRLAQEHLLVG, encoded by the coding sequence GTGGATCATTTACAACAGCCAAAAAAAACGATTTTGGATACGCTCAAAGGGAACACGCCGTTGTACTTTCTATTGGGCTATTTAGGGGTCATCTTTCTGGGCATGCTTTTGCTGATGTTGCCAATTTCGGCGCAGGATGGGCAGATCACCGGGATGCCGGACGCCTTGTTTACGGCCACATCCGCCGTGTGTGTGACGGGACTTTCTCCCATTGTTACAGCCGAGCATTGGACGCTGTTCGGACAGATCGTCATAATTCTGCTGATTCAGATCGGTGGACTCGGCATCATGACTTTTGTGGCCATTTTCGGCTTGCTCACCAATCAGCGGTTTTCCATCGCCGATCGCAAGCGATTCATGGAAGAGAAGAATCAGAACGAATTGACGGGCATGGTGCGTCTGATCAAATTTATCATTCTGGCGACCTTCGTCCTGGAAGGTGTGGGGGCGTTCTTTCTTGCCCTACGCTTCGTACCGCAATTTGGTGTAATAAAGGGCTTGTGGTTTTCCGTGTTCCATGCCATTTCTGCCTTCTGTAATGCCGGATTTGACCTCCTGGGGCCGGAGAGCCTCACAGCGTATCAACACGATCCGCTCGTCCTCTTGACGATTGCCACACTTATTATCCTTGCCGGCATCGGCTATACCGTCTATCTGGATTTATGGCGTATGCGCAAGGGAGACCGGTTACATCTGCATTCCAAAATCGTTTTGTCTTCCACGGCAATTTTATTGCTTGGCGGAACGGTTCTCATTTTTCTGATGGAAGCGAATAATCCACAAACGATTGGTGCCCTTTCCTTGCCGGAAAAAGGGTTGAACGCCTTTTTCCAGTCGGTAACGACACGAACAGCCGGATTTTGTACTTTTGCGCAGGATAAAATGACACAGGCAAGCGGATTGGGCAGTATCTTTTTGATGTTTATCGGGGGATCCCCGGCCGGAACAGCAGGAGGCCTCAAAACGACAACCATGGTTGCTTTGCTTTTAGGCTTGTCCAGTGCACTGCGTTCGTCGCGTGATGTGTCGGTTTTTCGAAGGACCATTGCACAGGAGGTGGTGCACAACGCGTTTGTACTCTTCGCATTGGCGACGATCTGGAACATTCTGGTTCTGTTTTTCCTTAGCATCACGGAGAAGGCGATTCCCTTGGGCGGCTTATTGTTTGAAACGATCTCTGCTTTCGGCACCGTCGGTTTGACCCAGAACGTCACTCCACAGCTGAGCGTAACGGGTAAGATGCTCATTGCTCTCACGATGCTGTACGGAAAGCTGGGCCCCTTAACGCTTCTGCACGCGTTGATCCCAAAAGCGCGCGTACAGAACAACCGTTTGGCGCAAGAACACCTTTTAGTAGGATAG
- a CDS encoding metal ABC transporter permease encodes MLNYAFMQRAMIIGILLGFIIPLMGVIVVNRRTSTIGDALSHSSLAGIGFGLLLGLSPLVGSIVVTILGAFAIELVRYRFPKSGDLATAMVMSIGVGLASVLSDVVPTTMKFETYLFGSIVTIRPEEMWISVAISFVVLVLFFTLYYPLLYVSVDAHGARLTGLPIRRMDNLFTAILAIAIAMAARTIGALMVSSLMILPVATALLFAKSYRQAVFSSMVSGVIMVTCGLTASYYLGWKPGGTIVLLGIAGFLIALLIQRMLHLRGRGSQAISKSNSIEEEAFSCEESRLSEH; translated from the coding sequence ATGCTGAACTATGCCTTCATGCAGCGTGCTATGATCATCGGTATTCTGCTCGGCTTTATCATTCCGCTCATGGGCGTGATTGTGGTCAATCGACGCACCTCTACGATCGGCGATGCCTTATCTCATTCGTCATTAGCAGGGATCGGCTTCGGGCTGTTATTGGGCTTATCTCCCTTAGTAGGCTCCATTGTGGTGACCATTCTTGGCGCGTTCGCGATTGAGCTGGTGCGTTATCGTTTCCCGAAAAGCGGGGATCTGGCGACGGCTATGGTCATGTCCATCGGCGTTGGCCTTGCTTCCGTGTTATCGGATGTGGTGCCCACGACGATGAAATTTGAAACGTATCTGTTCGGCTCGATTGTGACGATTCGTCCGGAAGAGATGTGGATCAGCGTCGCGATCAGCTTCGTGGTATTGGTGCTGTTTTTTACGCTGTACTATCCGTTGCTTTATGTAAGCGTAGATGCGCACGGCGCGCGTTTAACCGGTCTTCCCATACGGCGCATGGATAATCTGTTTACGGCTATCTTAGCCATTGCGATTGCGATGGCAGCGCGTACGATCGGGGCGTTAATGGTTTCCTCGCTCATGATTTTACCGGTTGCAACGGCGCTTCTTTTCGCGAAAAGCTATCGGCAGGCTGTGTTTTCCTCCATGGTAAGCGGTGTCATCATGGTAACGTGCGGCTTAACGGCATCCTATTATTTGGGATGGAAACCGGGCGGAACCATTGTTCTTCTCGGTATCGCCGGATTTCTTATCGCGCTCTTGATACAGCGAATGCTTCACTTGCGAGGTCGGGGGAGCCAAGCGATTTCGAAGAGCAATTCCATCGAAGAGGAAGCTTTTTCCTGCGAAGAAAGCCGGCTCTCGGAACACTAA
- the infC gene encoding translation initiation factor IF-3 encodes MFNRRCTIKELAINEQIRAKEVRLIDVEGEQLGIVSIQDANARAEEEHLDLVLISPNANPPVCRLMDYGKFRYDTLKKQKEQRKNQKNSETREIRLSPRIDDHDLETKSKKIYEILDAGDKVKISVRFRGRELGHTEQGREVLERLFALVQDVGQMDQNPKMEGRSMVMLVGPKTES; translated from the coding sequence ATGTTCAACAGGAGGTGCACTATTAAGGAACTGGCTATTAACGAGCAAATACGCGCAAAAGAGGTTCGTTTGATTGACGTCGAAGGCGAACAACTCGGCATTGTATCGATTCAAGATGCCAACGCAAGGGCGGAAGAAGAACATTTGGACTTGGTGCTGATTTCGCCGAATGCGAATCCCCCCGTCTGTCGTCTGATGGACTATGGCAAATTTCGCTACGACACGCTCAAAAAGCAAAAAGAACAGCGCAAAAATCAGAAGAACAGCGAAACCAGAGAAATTCGTCTGAGCCCGCGTATTGATGATCATGACCTGGAAACCAAGTCGAAGAAGATCTATGAAATTCTGGACGCCGGAGATAAGGTCAAGATCAGCGTTCGCTTTCGCGGCCGCGAATTGGGGCATACGGAGCAGGGACGTGAAGTTCTTGAACGCCTGTTCGCTTTGGTGCAGGATGTTGGACAGATGGATCAAAATCCGAAAATGGAAGGCCGCAGCATGGTTATGCTGGTGGGGCCGAAAACAGAAAGTTAA
- a CDS encoding RNA methyltransferase: MGRTTPKQNRLESAQNARYKFWRSLLSTKGRKKERCCLVESRKLVADVFDARGEVLAVLLSEEHKEAWNAMLSYRRKAEETNPAEIVELPFPLFRKLSTMEHPDGILAVVRIPEESHTEDVGFRWLLLDHLQDPGNVGTLLRSAEAFGFTHIATLASADVFSPKCLRAAMGSTFRLTVTSVKEGTFSAWKEQLALPLYGADLQGESVHTCPWPAHFILAVGNEGNGISREVRKELDHPITIPMQGEGESLNAAVSGSVIMAMAQPRMAKTAETNPPTGRNK, translated from the coding sequence ATGGGTCGCACAACGCCAAAACAAAATCGGTTAGAAAGCGCGCAAAATGCGCGTTATAAGTTTTGGCGATCGCTTCTTTCCACAAAAGGACGGAAAAAAGAACGGTGTTGTCTGGTGGAAAGTCGAAAGCTTGTCGCCGATGTCTTTGATGCGCGGGGGGAAGTCCTCGCGGTTCTGCTCTCCGAGGAGCACAAGGAAGCGTGGAATGCGATGCTTTCCTATCGACGAAAAGCGGAGGAAACGAACCCGGCGGAAATTGTGGAATTGCCTTTCCCCCTTTTCCGAAAGCTCTCCACAATGGAACATCCGGATGGCATTTTAGCGGTGGTTCGCATTCCTGAAGAAAGCCATACAGAGGATGTGGGCTTTCGATGGCTTTTGCTGGATCATCTGCAGGATCCGGGAAATGTGGGGACTCTTTTACGCAGTGCAGAAGCCTTCGGCTTTACGCATATTGCTACGCTTGCTTCGGCCGACGTTTTTAGTCCCAAGTGTCTTCGTGCCGCAATGGGTTCCACCTTTCGCCTGACGGTAACCAGCGTAAAGGAAGGCACTTTTTCCGCTTGGAAAGAGCAATTGGCTCTGCCGCTCTACGGAGCGGACCTGCAAGGCGAATCGGTCCATACTTGTCCTTGGCCGGCGCACTTTATTTTAGCGGTAGGAAATGAGGGAAACGGTATTTCCCGGGAAGTGCGAAAGGAGCTTGACCATCCCATCACGATTCCCATGCAGGGGGAGGGGGAATCGCTGAATGCCGCCGTTTCGGGATCGGTGATCATGGCGATGGCACAACCGAGGATGGCCAAAACAGCCGAAACAAACCCGCCAACAGGGCGTAATAAATAG
- the rpmI gene encoding 50S ribosomal protein L35 has product MKAKMKTHRGSAKRFKRTGSGQLKRFFSGKSHMTGKYTGKRIRHLRQSTVVSKSDMKRIDKMLPR; this is encoded by the coding sequence ATGAAAGCAAAAATGAAAACCCATCGCGGTTCGGCCAAGCGTTTCAAACGCACCGGATCCGGTCAGCTCAAGCGCTTTTTCTCTGGAAAGAGCCATATGACCGGTAAGTACACCGGCAAGCGCATCCGTCATCTGCGTCAGTCGACGGTCGTAAGCAAAAGTGATATGAAGCGCATCGACAAGATGCTGCCGCGTTAA
- a CDS encoding metal ABC transporter solute-binding protein, Zn/Mn family translates to MNRNNEKQKRRAMRITAISLSLLVALSACNNTSKEEKKGNDTSEGMVSTMSSDSTEKTTAALRVIASTDAIYDFTKLIGQDRVEVVDLIEGDADAHHWEPTPKLLMQINEADLFLLNGAGLESWLPDVQASLTGKVKSVDLSDGVALRKGEEDHDHEDADHDDSDQGDADHDDADHDHHHGEFDPHYWLSPQAAARQAKNIYDALVAADPDGKEVYDTNYKALQDKFEALERDYAEKLKPYSGRSVIVPHEAFGYLFDAYGLKQIGLEGMLADGQPSAKKIAEIVDLAKKEGIKTVFYEAYGDDKEAESVAAEIGAKTAPLYTLEAESKDDRAKGENYFTFMQKNLEALVDSFGGN, encoded by the coding sequence ATGAACAGAAACAACGAAAAACAGAAGCGTCGCGCCATGCGCATCACGGCAATTTCTTTAAGCCTGCTGGTGGCACTCTCGGCCTGCAACAACACGTCGAAGGAAGAAAAGAAAGGAAACGATACGAGCGAGGGCATGGTCTCCACGATGTCGTCGGACAGTACGGAAAAAACGACAGCAGCGCTTCGCGTGATCGCATCGACGGATGCCATTTATGACTTTACGAAGCTCATCGGCCAAGATCGGGTGGAGGTCGTGGATCTCATAGAAGGTGATGCGGATGCGCACCACTGGGAGCCGACGCCGAAGCTGCTCATGCAGATTAATGAAGCGGATTTATTTCTGCTCAATGGCGCCGGGCTGGAAAGTTGGCTGCCGGATGTACAGGCATCCCTGACGGGAAAGGTCAAAAGCGTCGATCTTTCCGACGGGGTGGCATTGCGTAAAGGGGAAGAGGACCATGATCATGAGGATGCCGATCATGACGATTCCGATCAGGGCGACGCCGACCATGACGATGCCGACCATGACCATCATCACGGCGAATTCGATCCGCATTATTGGCTGAGCCCACAAGCGGCAGCAAGGCAGGCAAAGAATATTTATGATGCCTTAGTAGCGGCAGATCCGGATGGGAAAGAAGTCTACGACACCAATTACAAAGCACTGCAGGATAAGTTTGAGGCGCTGGAACGCGATTATGCGGAAAAGCTCAAACCGTATAGCGGACGGAGTGTTATCGTTCCGCACGAGGCCTTCGGCTATCTCTTTGACGCCTATGGACTCAAGCAAATCGGCCTAGAAGGAATGCTTGCCGATGGACAACCGAGTGCGAAAAAAATTGCAGAAATTGTGGATCTGGCAAAGAAGGAAGGCATTAAGACCGTATTCTATGAAGCATACGGTGATGATAAAGAAGCAGAATCCGTAGCCGCAGAGATCGGTGCGAAGACCGCGCCGTTATATACGTTGGAGGCGGAATCGAAAGATGATCGTGCGAAAGGCGAAAATTACTTCACGTTCATGCAAAAGAACTTGGAGGCCCTTGTCGATTCGTTCGGAGGAAACTAA
- a CDS encoding cell division protein ZapA, with the protein MASRNRMEVKIFGQSYVLHSARDEAEMRKVVSLATKAIQDSASPQTRYNNTMQATLACMNLADACLQAQAEVEAAHAEVKKAQEQAEKAQAEANQCLEKNHALMAEIQQLKKTIGSRPTRPKAKGSAGMDQ; encoded by the coding sequence ATGGCATCACGCAATCGAATGGAAGTCAAGATTTTCGGACAAAGTTATGTGTTACACAGTGCGCGCGACGAGGCGGAAATGCGTAAAGTGGTCTCTCTGGCAACCAAAGCGATCCAGGATTCCGCTTCTCCACAGACGCGTTACAACAATACGATGCAAGCGACCTTGGCCTGTATGAATTTAGCCGATGCCTGTCTGCAAGCGCAAGCGGAAGTGGAAGCGGCGCATGCCGAGGTGAAAAAGGCGCAGGAGCAAGCGGAAAAGGCACAAGCAGAAGCAAATCAATGCCTTGAAAAGAATCATGCTTTAATGGCGGAGATACAGCAGCTCAAAAAGACGATCGGCAGTCGTCCCACGCGACCCAAGGCAAAGGGAAGTGCCGGGATGGATCAATGA
- the rplT gene encoding 50S ribosomal protein L20 → MARVKGGVNAKKTHKKVLKQAKGYFGAKSKLYRVAKQAVIKSLQYSYIGRKQRKRQFRQLWIARINAACRENGTNYSTFMSGLKKQNININRKMLSEMAIHQPEDFKALISQVK, encoded by the coding sequence ATGGCACGTGTAAAAGGTGGCGTAAACGCCAAGAAAACACATAAAAAGGTCTTAAAACAGGCGAAGGGCTATTTCGGTGCAAAATCCAAGCTCTATCGCGTGGCGAAACAAGCCGTTATCAAATCGCTGCAGTATTCCTACATCGGACGCAAACAGCGTAAACGCCAGTTCCGCCAACTCTGGATTGCCCGTATTAATGCGGCCTGCCGCGAAAATGGCACCAACTATTCAACCTTTATGAGTGGACTGAAAAAACAGAACATCAACATCAACCGCAAGATGCTTTCCGAGATGGCCATCCATCAACCGGAAGACTTCAAGGCGTTGATCAGCCAAGTGAAATAA
- a CDS encoding metal ABC transporter ATP-binding protein: protein MQEVYRLEHVQFGYEQERILEDVTFCVHAGDFVGIVGANGEGKSTLLRLLTGELSPDAGNLFFFGEKGIQRKAMHRIAYVPQMNTSGGMTFPISCQEMVSLGLTRSLVPRFFLKASEREKVAASLRHLGMLAFTDRNFHDLSGGQKQRVLIAKALVDQPDVLLFDEPTAALDLESKEQLYQTLDHMNHVHGITILLVTHEMDIGKGYWNRLACVSHHRLEEVPLC, encoded by the coding sequence ATGCAGGAAGTCTATCGACTGGAACACGTACAATTTGGCTATGAGCAGGAGAGAATCCTGGAAGATGTCACCTTTTGCGTGCATGCAGGGGATTTTGTCGGCATAGTCGGCGCGAACGGAGAAGGGAAGAGCACCCTTCTTCGACTGCTCACGGGCGAGCTTTCTCCCGATGCAGGAAACTTGTTCTTTTTCGGCGAAAAAGGCATACAGAGGAAAGCCATGCATCGCATTGCCTACGTGCCGCAAATGAACACGTCCGGCGGGATGACATTTCCGATCAGCTGTCAGGAGATGGTGTCGCTGGGTTTGACACGCTCCCTTGTACCGCGCTTTTTTTTGAAGGCCTCCGAACGGGAGAAAGTGGCTGCCTCTCTTCGTCATCTGGGGATGCTGGCGTTTACCGACCGTAATTTTCATGACCTTTCCGGAGGACAAAAACAGAGGGTGCTGATTGCCAAAGCGCTCGTGGATCAGCCGGACGTATTGCTTTTTGACGAACCGACAGCGGCCCTGGATCTAGAGAGCAAGGAACAGCTTTATCAAACCCTGGATCACATGAATCATGTACATGGGATTACGATTCTTCTCGTTACGCATGAAATGGATATCGGGAAGGGCTATTGGAATCGACTGGCGTGCGTTTCCCATCATCGGCTGGAGGAGGTGCCTTTATGCTGA
- the pheT gene encoding phenylalanine--tRNA ligase subunit beta: MKLSYNLLKQYVALPEDLTMEQLAYDLTMRTVEVEGTTDLAKRYERIVVGKIKTVSPHPDADRLRVVQVDLGEEGTRQIVCGGDNLIEEHYVIVTLPGSFAVWHGEGEPVEIKEAKLRGMDSYGMIAGAGEIGLETLFPTNDVHHIVDLTEEGIDKKVTLAPGMPIAEALGLNDQILEIENKSITNRPDLWGHYGIARELSAIYHAELTPMDEVEKVDVPAYPLQLVNPELCGRMLAAQYTGVDSRKAPLWMRVLLMKCEIRPINALVDMTNYVMMVYGQPTHAYDADHIEGGLLARRAEEGEALELLDGKQLTLSTEDLVIADHKKALGLAGAMGGKHDSISTQTRETVLEIANFKPETIRKTAQRFGIRTEASSRNEKGIDAQRMDPTFGLWQKLMRDIFPEARLVAFAEQQKRMTEKAEVHVTCEWLSRRLGRSLSVEEITKMLEPLGFTVSCVATKNEKEQELLVTAPTWRSTGDISLPDDILEEVARMIGYENFTLIPPQVTLTGALHQPQMDLERRIRETLAYSFGFQEILSYPWVKDEYAELCGITSQEMLRLEQPPAPNQATLRTSHVPNVIEAIVKNVRFYDAFRLFELGQVYTVGAQSPSSPDEVLPAMHRELVGAVVGNNPQELFYTVKGVLEALGQAVQTDTFTFTREERPYWADREAWLTIMVRGKAVGVMGLLSTRTKARADIKYQDACLFVVNMEKLKAFDSRTNTFTALPQYPHVFQDLSLLVREETTWKQMEEAIGDRAVSIAFVDEYRGKQIPEGHKSVTLRVELASDAGTLTAEEIHARMKEIRDVLADAGATLRAQ, translated from the coding sequence ATGAAACTTTCCTATAATTTACTGAAACAGTACGTCGCACTTCCGGAAGATCTTACCATGGAGCAGCTCGCCTATGATTTGACCATGCGCACCGTGGAGGTGGAGGGGACGACGGATTTGGCGAAGCGGTATGAACGCATCGTCGTGGGCAAAATTAAAACGGTCTCTCCGCACCCGGATGCGGATCGCCTGCGCGTGGTGCAGGTGGATCTCGGCGAAGAGGGCACTCGGCAGATCGTCTGTGGCGGCGACAACCTCATTGAAGAACACTACGTGATCGTTACGCTTCCCGGTTCTTTCGCCGTTTGGCATGGGGAAGGCGAGCCGGTCGAGATTAAAGAGGCAAAGCTGCGCGGCATGGATTCGTACGGCATGATCGCCGGCGCAGGGGAGATCGGTCTGGAAACTCTTTTTCCTACGAATGATGTGCATCATATCGTCGATCTGACGGAAGAAGGCATCGATAAGAAAGTTACGCTTGCGCCGGGCATGCCGATTGCCGAGGCCCTGGGCCTGAACGATCAGATTTTAGAGATTGAAAACAAATCCATCACCAATCGTCCCGATTTATGGGGACACTATGGCATTGCGCGTGAGCTTTCCGCCATTTATCATGCCGAACTGACGCCGATGGATGAAGTGGAGAAGGTCGATGTGCCGGCCTATCCGCTCCAATTGGTGAATCCCGAGCTTTGCGGACGCATGCTCGCCGCACAGTACACCGGGGTGGACAGTCGAAAAGCGCCGCTCTGGATGCGGGTATTGCTCATGAAATGCGAAATTCGCCCCATCAATGCGTTAGTCGATATGACCAATTACGTCATGATGGTCTACGGGCAGCCGACGCATGCCTACGATGCCGATCATATTGAGGGCGGACTGCTTGCCCGTCGTGCGGAAGAGGGGGAAGCGCTGGAGCTTCTGGATGGAAAACAGCTCACGCTCAGTACGGAAGATCTGGTCATTGCGGATCATAAGAAGGCCTTGGGGCTGGCAGGCGCCATGGGCGGTAAGCACGACTCCATTTCTACGCAAACGCGTGAAACGGTTTTGGAAATCGCAAATTTCAAGCCGGAAACCATACGAAAGACGGCGCAGAGGTTCGGTATTCGCACGGAAGCCTCATCGCGCAATGAAAAGGGCATTGATGCCCAACGCATGGATCCCACCTTCGGCCTTTGGCAGAAGCTCATGCGTGACATTTTCCCGGAGGCGCGTCTTGTTGCCTTTGCAGAGCAACAGAAACGAATGACGGAAAAAGCCGAAGTACACGTTACTTGCGAATGGCTTTCCCGACGGTTGGGTCGGTCGCTTTCCGTGGAAGAGATTACGAAAATGCTGGAACCGCTCGGTTTTACGGTTTCCTGCGTTGCTACAAAAAATGAAAAGGAGCAGGAGCTACTCGTGACCGCGCCGACATGGCGCTCAACCGGTGACATTTCTCTTCCGGATGACATTCTGGAAGAAGTGGCGCGCATGATCGGTTATGAAAACTTTACGCTGATTCCTCCCCAAGTGACACTCACGGGAGCGCTGCATCAGCCGCAAATGGACTTGGAGCGCAGGATTCGGGAAACGCTCGCATATTCTTTCGGCTTTCAGGAAATTCTTTCCTATCCCTGGGTAAAAGACGAATACGCCGAGCTTTGCGGTATTACGTCGCAGGAAATGCTTCGTCTGGAACAGCCGCCGGCGCCGAATCAGGCGACCTTACGCACGTCGCATGTGCCCAATGTTATCGAGGCGATAGTGAAGAACGTGCGCTTCTATGATGCGTTCCGTCTATTTGAACTGGGCCAAGTCTATACCGTCGGTGCCCAAAGTCCCTCCTCCCCGGATGAAGTGTTGCCGGCCATGCATCGCGAATTGGTCGGTGCCGTGGTGGGCAATAACCCGCAAGAACTGTTTTACACGGTAAAAGGGGTTCTGGAGGCACTCGGCCAAGCGGTGCAGACCGATACGTTCACCTTTACACGCGAAGAACGCCCTTATTGGGCGGATCGCGAAGCCTGGTTGACGATTATGGTTCGCGGAAAGGCCGTCGGTGTAATGGGGCTTCTTTCCACACGTACCAAGGCTCGCGCCGACATTAAATATCAGGATGCATGTCTCTTTGTCGTCAATATGGAAAAACTGAAGGCCTTTGATTCGCGCACCAATACGTTTACAGCGCTTCCGCAATATCCGCATGTTTTCCAGGATCTCTCGCTTCTGGTTCGTGAAGAGACCACATGGAAACAAATGGAAGAAGCCATCGGCGATCGCGCCGTGTCCATTGCCTTTGTGGATGAATATCGCGGAAAGCAGATTCCCGAAGGGCATAAATCGGTCACATTGCGTGTGGAATTAGCCTCGGATGCGGGTACGCTTACGGCAGAAGAGATCCATGCGCGCATGAAGGAAATCCGTGATGTGCTGGCCGATGCCGGCGCCACATTACGAGCACAGTAG